The nucleotide window CCGCCTTCAGTTCTGCGTATCAGGAGACACGTAGGTAACGCAGCCCTCCTCAGATTCGTAGTCAGAGGTATGCAGAGAACGGTGCTGGTGATCTCGCTCACCGCGTCGGCCTGAAACAAGATGACCGGCCGCGTGCCGGCCTGCTCAGTGCCGCGAGTAGGGTCCAGATTCGCGAACCACACCTCGCCTCGGGCAGGCATCAACCGACGTCTTCCCGCTTGAGCCCTGCCGTGTAGTCGGCCAGACCTTCCTCGGCGATCTGCCGGTCTTCGGCCGCCGACTCGCGGTATTGCTCGGCCGCCTTAGCGCGGTCGAACACGACCGGTGTGTCATACCGAGACCGGAACCTGAGGAAAGCGAGGAACTCCTCGACCTCCCTCACCTGCGATTCGTCCAACTCCTCAATCTCCCGCAGCAATTGCTCTCTGGCTGTCATCAGTTGCTCCTGTCAGACTCAGATTCTATCGGCAGTCGAGGCGCGGTCAATGCAGCACCATCAGCCCCGTCAGCCGTGGCCCCACAAGCTGGTCTACAAACTGGAACACCTGTGCTTCTCGATGCCTCTCATCTCCGATTCCGACGATGGACGATGGACGCACTGTCCGACAGAGGCCGCTGAGGCCGGGCAGCGATGCGCTGTCAGACAGGGGCTGCCGGAGCCAACGACCCTCGCCGTGTCAATAGTCATTTACTGTGCCCCCCCCGAATTCCTGACGCATCAAGAGTCTTTTGTCACGTCTCCGGAATTACCACGTCTCCGGGATTACGCAGGCACTGCATGATCCGTTCTGTCTGGTACGACGTAGGTCGTCCCGTCCCTAGGCACAGGTGGTACAAACATTCCAGGTCCTGTTCCCCGGGCCTCTGATCTCTAGGCACGAGCCCTAACCGCTTGAAGGCAACGCTGGCAATTCGGGCCGCAGGGGGCACGAAGGGCAAACACAGAGGCAGCACTCCCATTGGCCGCGCAGTAGCGGAGTTCACCATCGATGCTACCGCATACAAGGCAAGGGAGACCGTGATCAGGTCTTTGGAGAGAATCCCAGGTAGAATCGCCTCAAGAAGTTCCATATGAAGAGGACTTTTGCGCGCGACTTCGCTCAGGCGTCGCTTCAATTCGCTTCGCAGCTGTACGTTGAGTGGAAGGTAGCAGAGTTCGCGAAAGGCTCGACGCCGCTCGGGAGAACGCACGAAGTGTAGGTACCGTTTCTCATTCGTGATGGGGGTCAGGCTGTAGATCACTTCGACGACTTCATCGAGGTTCACGCACCGAGCCCGGTCTTTCCCAACGGGGATGGTCGGGAGGTCCAGGCTTACGCCCATCCGCGCGAGGTCCTGCACGAATACTGCATACACCGGGTCCATGGAAGTCGTGCTAGCCCCGCTCTCCTTAATCGCCTCTTGGTGATCAAGGATATCGCGGAGGATCGACTTCTCAGGACGCCGGCCGCGTTCCGCCTCACTCACGATTGCTCTTCTCAATATCCTGGGCGGAAGGCGGCCTGTAGTGAAAAGGGCTCGCAACCTTCGCACAAGCTTGTGGCGATCGGGGCCTTCAAGTCGCTCCTCTGCAAGTTTCCACCCTTGGTCTTCTTCGGCGATTATCACTCGGCGGTTGACAAGGTCCTTGTGTGTCTTGTCATACTCGGCGATCTTCATTATCTCAGTGTCGAAGTTCTTATCCCATGATCGCGCGGGTTCCCAATTGTGGTGTTGTCTGAAGCTCTTGTCCATGAGCCAGTCCCGCCTGGCCATGACCTTCAGGGGACCATCCTCTTGCTCCAGTAGTCGAAGGAAGCCCTTCGGGCTGAGTAGGCTTCGGTTGTCGTCGAAGGCCTTCTTTATCAAGGGATAGACAGGGCCCCATGCGACCGTGCTGGAGGAAACGGTAAGGAGTGCGGCAAGCTGAGCAGGACCTTCTTCCCCGAACTCGTTGGTTAGATGGAATGCACGGGCAGTGGACTTCAAGGTTCGGTCTGCACTCTCCGCCACTGAATCTCTCTTTAGCATTGCTGGGTCACTCCTTGCGCCTTCATGGGCTGGATTCTAAGACCGGATGAACGGAAGTCCATGCCCGCTAGCTGTCGGCCGCAGGCTGTTAGCCGTCGGCTCAGCCGTGTCAATAATCATTTACTGTCCACCGAATCCCGTTCATGGTTCTCCATTGTGCTGCTGGGGCTTCGGAATGCCGACGAACATTGGCGAAGCATAGATCATCCGCGTGCTGGCATCGACAGATTTCACTGTGGCGAGGCCCGCGAACCTACCCCAGCCTTCTTTGAAGGTCGAAAAAGATGTCGTCGTAGTGACCCAGCGAGGATCAATGGACAAATGTAGTGTGTTCGGCCCTAGCCTGGCGTGGACGCATGGGTCACGGGCGACATCTCCCCGCATCTTGAACTTGCCGGTGCGGAAGTCATCTAGGTAAGGAAAGTGCTTCGTACGGAAGCTACACGAGAAGCTGCACGACGTTCCGACGAGGGCGGCGCTTGGCGTGAGACCAGCGCTGAAGGTGATCGCCGCCGGAGCGAGTTCGCTGACAACGCGTTCGAATACCACAAGCGGCCTAGCAAGCTCTATGCCTAGGTCATGGAGGCAGGACATCCTAGGTATGACGTCCGGATCAATGATAACACCACCGACAGCCGCCAGCATCGCTAGCCTTGGTACGTTCACGTAGTAGAGTTGTTCGACGTTGCATCGCCAAGCTCTGCCGATCGAAAGACGCGAGCTGACCCAATTCTCGTGATCGGCTTTCATCTTTCTTAGGTCATCAGCTGTGTAATGTGAGGTAGGTAGGTCCACAAGCGCGTGGTGACTTGGGCAAAGGAGCAGCAAGTTCTCATAGCCGTTCAACTTCTCAGCAGGATAATCACTCGACCATCTTGGGCCACCTTCCCTCCGAGCGATGATGTGGCAGATGTTGCCAACATTGGCGCCAGGTAGCTCGTCGGTCAAGTCTACAGGGCAGTCGGGGAACGCGCATTTGCCGTTTGACCGAGACCAGAGCCGAGCAAGATCCCACCGTCGGTAATCCAAAGACTGATTCTCTACTTCTCGCTGTCTTCTTTGCGTCTGATGGCGTGTCCGACGTGCGCGAGAAGTGCGCTACAGTGCAGCATCGTGGCCTCGGCATCGGCCCTGTCGAAGTACTCAGGACCACCAAGATGATGGGTAGAGATGCTGGTCAGGTTCCAGATCGCAGTTGCAGTTCCATGCATAGAAGCGCGTTTAGATTCGGATAGCTGTTGGCTCAGATGCTGCTCAAGCGTCCTCGCCAGCTTCTGGCCGAAGCCGGGCTTGTCCAGCCCGCTTAGGTCCGGCTTCAATACGATCAGGATCGATTCTAGCGACTTGCGGCAGTGCGACATGACCTTCTCATAGTCGGCATCCAGATAGTAGGCTCGGGCTTGTGCTAGCTCTGCCACGGCTCCGGCGAAGACCTCGGGAGCATGCTTGGCAGGCACCGGCACCTCCAGCAGTTGGATGCGGCCATGGCCGAAACCTGCCAGCACTCTGTTTGTCCAAGTCGAATGGGGTATAGTGAATTCGAGCTGCACAAACGCAGACTCGTAACTAGTGACGAAGGGCTGCGGGCCCTCAGGCTTACCGATATCAAGGTCATGGCTCAGCGCGACCGTGAACCTCAGGTCGCACCGTGCCTTTACGTCACCTCCGGCCCTGACCTTCTCGATTTGCTCTAGTTCCAGTCGGTCCAACGGGAAGTGCGCGCTGAATTCCGTCTCGTAGTCGTGAGCTCGTACGTTGGTCACACGTAAGTCGCAATGGCCCTCGACCGCAGCGGCGCCGATATACAGACTGCCATCGGCAGACAAGATGGTGTAGGAAGCTCCGGTCTTCCCAAGTGGACGCAGTGCGGTCTTGAAGGGGATGGATAGCACGGGATGAGCGGGGCCGCCTATCCCAGTCAGGTGCTCCAACGCAACGACAACCTTATTCTTGGCTTCTCCGCCTACTTGAAGAACATCAAATGACATAGTGCTCCCTTCACGTGATACTTGCTGTTGGAATCCAGACGTTGCCAAGGTATCTGTCGAGTGCGTTCAGATGGACAACTAGCGGGCTTCGGAGAAACAGCCGATAACTGTTCGTAATAGGAGGAGGCAGGTCGAATGCAGAAGTGAGGAGTTTCGCTAAAGCGTCGCCAGCGCCCAGAGAGCAGGCAACGAGCTTGGAGACCAGGTAGAACAGCGAACCGATTTCATTCGGTAGCAGTGCGGCGTTGTAGGCAACATCAGCAGACAGGTAATCGTGAAAGCATATGAACGGTGGTCGGTCGGTGCCTATGCCGGGCCCTCTGTCGGTAACATAGACCGTCTCTGCCGTTTTGCCATGGTGGTAGATGTCGTTTCTTAGTTTCCGGCAGCCCGCGAAGGGTTGCTGGATGTCAGCAAGAAACGTGGCCATCACCCGTGGCAATCCTCGTTCCTCAACTAGGACCTCTATGCCTCTGTCCAACACTTTGCCGAGGCTGTTCGGCAGCCGAGGTTTCCTGCAGGCATCCAAGACGTCGTTCAGCACATCGTACAGAAGTCCGTAGAACGAGAGCGTCAGTCCCATGAAGTACTCAGTTTCAGTGACATAGAACTTAGACGTCTCGTACCGGCCGGCCTGACCCCGCTGGTGCCATTCGAAGTACATCAAGAACTTGGCGAGCACACACGCCATGTTGATGATGTCGCACTCCATGGCCCGGAGTGAGTGAACCACTCTGCGGATCGTCAGCTGATTGGCCAGAAGGTGCAGTAACTCTACGTGGCAGTCGGTCGATGTATCTACGCACGTCTTGCTCCAATACACTCCTTCAACGGGCTTGCCCTCAAACATTCCCATCTTGCCATTGCCGACCGGGACGTAGACCTGGAACTTCCGCTGATCTTCGAGATAGACAGCCCCACTGTACACCGACCTACCATGGGTTACGGCGTTCTCAACGAAGCGGAGCCGCTCTAACTCAGTGCGGGGGATTGTGAAGTCGGCCTGCTGGTCGATGACCTGCTTCACTGGCGCCCCTCGATCGCTCGGACTTCCTCTTCCCTCAGTTCGTACAGCTCGTACACAAGCTGGTCTATCCGCTCATCCGTGGCTGTCATCTGGCGTTGGATGGATTCCTGCTCATGCGGCGTCTTGGCCTGGGGCAAGTCCCTGTGCAGCTTCAGCATTGTTTCGACTGGCTCGACCATCCCATCGGGCCGCGCTAGGCAGAGAGCAGTAGGACATCACCGGCGCCACTCAAACGTAGTTGTGTTCACAAACAGGTCTTTCATCTCGCAGTTCTCGCGGATGGAGTCTGCCAAACGTGCTAGCGCTGATTCCATCTTAGCGATGTTCTCAAGCGCCTGACTTCGCAATTGCTGAAGGTCGGATCTCTTCTGCAGATCGAACGTCTGTGTTTGTATGACACCCTTCTTCTCCAGATCGGCATAACAGTCGGACTCGGGCATGAACTCACGAACCTGCTTGCCCAACTCGGGGAGCGTACGGCGTAGCTTCGGCACGCGTACTCTGTTCTGGTCGAGTACGTCACACCAGAGGCCAAGCGCGACAAACTTGCTGCCAAGGACATCACAGAGTTCCGACCCAGTTCCGGGGTCAAAGATTCTCAGATGGTACACGATCCCCCAGAGATTGCCCGAGAAATTGTCTAGAGCCTCCGCTTGACGCTTGATCGCGAAGGCTATGCCCTTGGCGTCATCACGCTCCTCCATGGCCTCCTCAATTTTCTTCACAACGAACCTTGCTCCCTTCAACATTTCCCGAAGAGAAAGGTAGAGCTCATACATCCGCATGGGGCCTGGCTTGTCTCGTTTGACGTGAGCGTTAGATACCACTATGTCTATGACCTTCGAGACCATCAAGCTCAGTAATTCCATCATCGTGCCACCTCCTGTATGGGCTTCACTGACGACCTTCGGCCCATGCCCCATTGGGGTCTCCCGGACGATCGGCGCATTCTCGGGTCAACGAATCGCACCTTCCACAATCTTGACCTGCTCTTCCGTCAGCCCGTATAACTCATGCACCAGCGCGTCGATGGACTTGTCGGTGGCGGCGATGGTGCGTTTGAGGGATTCATGTTCGTGCGGGGTCTTGGCCTTGGGCAACTGCTTGTGCAAGTCGAGCATCCGCTCCACCAGTTCGACCATCTTGTCATGCCGTGCTCTCCCGCCGCCACGAAATCAGGAAGTGCCTGGCTGTCTTGCCGATGAGAACGATGCGCGCTTTCAGTCCTGCACATCGATGTTGCTCTCGCATAGCTCGCCGAGAAACGACCTGAATGTCTGTATGACAAAGGGCACGAAGGTAGAGTCCAGTTCAACCGTGCCAAATACACCTGCCCTGATACAACCGGGCCGAGACCGCGTGAGTTCAGCGATGACTGTGCGCTCTTGCTCTTCCGAGGTCCTACCACCAGCGTGCGCAATTGCGTTCCTTACATTGCCCAGGTTCCGGATGATGGGCCAAGCCCGGGAATCGGTTGGGAGCCGCAGACCGACCACCTTCGAGAGGTACTCTCTTGCACGCGGCAGGCCTTTGCCCTTCATGTCCTGCGGCGAAACCGGCAGTCCATAACGGTCATACGCCCGGTTGCATAGGTCGTCCAGTGCGGACTCCATGCGGGCATAGCAGATCAAGAATAGTGCTTGGCGAGACATACTAGCGAAGACGGCGTGCGCAATCCGTCTACGCATCTTACGGTCCCGCAAAGAGAGCTTCGCGGGGCGAGCTGGCCTCCCTTGATTGGCGACCTCGGCGAGTTTGCTCTGCAGCCGGGTTTCAAGTGCCGTTTCAAGGAGACCGTTGAGTTCATCCAGATCTGTCAGACAGAAGTCGATGAGGGTCTTTTCGATCTTGCTGTAGAGTTGCCAATCCAGCGACCGATGCAGCTCTGTGGTGCGCTGCCGGGTCACTTGCTCGTGTCGGGTCACGGCACCGGGCGATTGCTGCTATGCACCAGCATTCACAGATGCCGAGTCGAAGAGGTCTCTTGCACTCTCGGTACGACCATTAGCTTCCACGACGGCCCTGAAAGACTGCCAATCATCCTCGGACAGCCTCGGCAAGAGGCCTGTCGCGAAATGGCTGGCCTGTCGTAGAATAGCCGGCAGTGTCGTGTCCGCAACGACCCGGTCAAGTGCTATGCGCATCAACACGTCCTTCGTGTAGGGACGCTTAGCATCAAGGAAGACGAGAGAGCGCAATAGGCGCTGCACCGGTTCGCTGTTGAGCAGGAGCCACGCAAAGACTGCATCGGACTTCCGACTGAAGCCGATGAAGTAGCACGTGTCGTCGAGCATGGTCGGTCTCCCGTCGCAAGGCAGGACCAGCGTGAAACCTGAGCGTCTGTACAGTCCAGAGATCGCGACTTTGTAGGGTTTGAAGGAGTAATCCCCGACCCCGAAGATTGAGAATGGCGGCTTGTCCCGGTAGATGCTGGACTTCCTTTGAGAGAACGCCGTTGCGTTTGCCGATAGGTAGCCGTGCAACTTGGGATAGTCCTTTGCCAGGTGTCCAGTGTCCTCACCGATCCTCATCTGCGTCACTATCAGGAACCGCTCGGGCTTCGCCGCAATTGGGGTGCTCAGGTCGGAACTCTT belongs to bacterium and includes:
- a CDS encoding type II toxin-antitoxin system PemK/MazF family toxin; translated protein: MPARGEVWFANLDPTRGTEQAGTRPVILFQADAVSEITSTVLCIPLTTNLRRAALPTCLLIRRTEGGLTDDSVALCHQMRALDKSRLVRRLGRLSPEALSALEGRMLFTTGML